TAAAACTAAGATTAATGATCGCTTGGTGAATATTTACAAAGGCTTTCAAAGTTTAAAAGCAGAAGGATTTAAAGTGGATGCAATCGCTCCTGAAGCAGCAATTTATTTAACGGTTCAGTTTTCGTTACACGGACAAACTAAAGCAGATGGCACTGTTTTAAAAACAACCCAAGATGTGACGAAATATATTTTGGACGAAGCAAAAGTTGCTCTTGTTCCTTTTTATGCATTTGGTGCTTCTGCCGATTCGAGCTGGTATCGCTTGTCGGTTGGAACTTGCAAAATTGAAGAAATTGAAGTGGTGATTGAGAATTTAAGAAGTGCTTTAAAGAAATTAAAATAGTAAATTGAGTTTGCGCGCTTCTCGACTCCGCTCGAAGTGACGCGCTAAAAGTCATTTCGAGCGGAGTCGAGAAAGACTTGATTGAAATTCGTATTAATTCGTAATTAGCAAATTTGTGAAGAATAATTATTGTGTGATAATGGCAGGCGGCATCGGTAGCCGCTTTTGGCCGATGAGCAGAACATCTCATCCAAAGCAATTCATGGATATTTTAGGTACCGGCAAAACTTTGTTGCAACAAACCTATGCACGCTTTTTACGTCTTTGTCCGAAAGAAAATATTTACATTGTTACCAACGATTCATATGTTGATTTGGTAAAAGAACAAATCAAAGGAATTGCATCGGATAATATTTTGAGTGAACCTGCTCGTAAAAACACAGCTCCATGTGTTGCTTATGCTTGTTATAAGATTGCTCAAATGAATCCGGATGCGCTTACTGTAATCGCTCCGTCAGATCACCTGATTGTGAAAGAAGATACATTTGTTAAAGCAATCAAAGCCTGTTATTTAAAAGCGGCTTCAGAAGATTGTTTGGTGACATTGGGCATTCGTCCAAGCCGACCGGATACCGGTTATGGCTATATTCAGTTTGTCGAGTCGGATGCAAAGGAAAAAGATAAACGAATTAAAAAAGTAAAAACTTTTACCGAAAAGCCCGAGTTGGAAATTGGCTAAATTCTTTTTGCAAAGTGGTGACTTTTTATGGAACTCTGGAATTTTTATTTGGAGTGTGAAAAGTGTCATTAATGCCTTTGAAAAATACTCTCCCGATATGGATGCTATTTTTAAAGAGGGAAATGGTGTTTATAATACTCCAAAGGAAGCTGAGTTTATTGCAAAAGCATACACCAACTGTAAAAATATTTCCATCGATTATGCGATTATGGAAAAAGCAGAAAATGTATATGTCCGTTCTTCTATTATTGGTTGGAGCGATTTAGGAACTTGGGGGTCACTCTATGATCATATCAAACAAGATGATCATAATAATGCAGTAGTTGGAAAAAATGTGATGTTGTATGATTCAAAAAATTGTATCGTAAACGTTTCGAAAGATAAATTGGTTGTGATGCAAGGTTTAGAAGATTATATTGTTGTGGAATCAGATGGAATCTTGTTGATCTGCAAAAAGCAAGACGAGCAAGAAATCAAAACATTCGTGAACGATGTGAAAATTCAAAAAGGGGATAAGTTTATTTAGGAGCGACTAAGTGCTGGGTTGATGCTGTGTTAACCTAGAGGAGGAAAATTCTGATTACATATTCAAAAATCGCAAAGCTGCACATCAATCTATTGTCTTGCCATCACTGTATTTTTTTCCTCTATAGGCTCCTGAGAAATAAACAATAAACCGCGCTCCGAAAATAGCTTGCTCTTGATTGAGGTCAACGAATAATGCTAACCCTGCTCCAACATCATATGTGATTTTTTTAACACCTTCAATCTGCGCATAAATACCTGGGTGACTGAAAGGCCTTGTGTATACGGTGTCACCTACTTTTGCATAGCCGGTAGAGTATGAGATGCCTGCAAATCCTGCAAAGTGAATGTCTTTGTCCTCATACCGTTTGCCATATCCTAAATGGAATTCATAATTATCGTAGAAGCCGAATTGCTCACCGGTAATCATTGTCCCCAATTGAAAATAGTGTTGCTTGATATGGAAATTAAAATCCAAACCACCGGCAAACCCAATTTTACGTTTGTACGTTAAGTTCTGATTAAATCCACCACCCACCGTAAACCAATTGTTGTAATACCTTAATTTTTTGTTGTTCAATACAAAGGTGCTATCCATCGGAGGGATATGCCTTTTCTTCTTTCCTGCTGTTTCTGTTTGAGGTGTTTCTTCAACAATTTTATAATGTTTGCCATTAATCACAGTATCTGTTTGTGAAAAAACAGAACTCGCAATAAAATTGACTGCAACGAAAAGTAGTATGGATAGATATTTTTTCAAAATCGTAATCGTAAAGGTAATGGGGATGATATTTATAAACGAAGATTGTTCACCTTTTAGTGTATAATCTCTAATTCATGTTAGAGGTTGCTTCACTATGCTCGCAATGAGGTCCAACAGTGTGTTAGACTTTTAAAGAACGTCATTGCGAGCGCAGTGAAGCAATCTTGCCCATTAGAAAGAAAATGCTACTTCATACTCCCACACATATCTTCCGGTTTTACCCATTGATCAAATTGTTCGTTGGTTACATATCCCAATTCAATGGCTGCTTCACGCAAGGTTTTATTTCCTTTGTGTGCAGTTTTAGCAATTTTAGCTGCTTTTTCATAACCAATATGCGTGTTTAATGCAGTTACCAACATTAATGAGTTTTCTAAATGTTGTTTTAAAATTGGTAAGTTAGGCTCAATTCCTACAGCACAATTATCGTTGAAAGAAACACATGCGTCACCAATTAAACGTGCAGATTGCAGTACGTTTGCGGCAATCACCGGCTTGAAAACGTTCAATTCAAAATGGCCGTTGGATCCACCAATGGAAACAGCAACATCATTTCCCATTACTTGTGCGCACACCATGGTTAATGCTTCCGGTTGTGTTGGATTTACTTTCCCTGGCATGATGGATGAGCCCGGTTCGTTATCAGGAATGATGATTTCACCAATTCCGCAACGTGGTCCTGATGATAACATGCGGACATCGTTTGCAATTTTCATCAATGCAACAGCAGCACGTTTTAAAGCTCCAGATAATTCTACCATTGCATCGTGTGCTGCTAATGCTTCAAATTTATTTGGTGCTGTTACAAATGGTAATCCTGTTAATTCTGCAATTTTTTTCGCAACCAACACATCATATCCTTTTGGTGTGTTGAGTCCGGTTCCCACTGCTGTTCCTCCCAAAGCCAATTCGCGAACCATTTCCAATGCATTTTTAATTGCTCGGATACTATTCGTTAATTGTTGTGCATACCCTCCAAACTCTTGTCCGAGTGTTAAAGGTGTTGCATCCATAAAGTGCGTACGACCTGTTTTTACTATACTTTTAAAATCGTTGGATTTTTTTAACAAGGTATCTCTCAACTTTTCCATTCCCGGAAGTGTGATGTCTACTACTTGTTTATATGATGCAATATGCATCGCGGTAGGATAGGTGTCGTTGGAAGATTGTGATTTATTCACATCATCATTCGGATGCAATACTTTTTTCTCATCTGCTAATTTTCCGCCACTCATCACGTGCGCACGATAAGCAATTACTTCATTCGCATTCATGTTGGATTGAGTACCGGAACCGGTTTGCCAAATCACCAATGGAAATTGATCATCTAATTTTCCTGCAATAATTTCATCACAAGCTTTCGCAATCAGATCTTTTTTCTCAGCAGGTAAAACACCCAATTCACAGTTTGCCATGGCAGCTGCTTTTTTCAAATAGCCGAACGCATAGATAATTTCCTTTGGCATACTTGCTTCTGGTCCTATTTTAAAATTGTTGCGAGAGCGCTCTGTTTGTGCTCCCCAGTATTTATCAGCAGGTACTTTTACCTCGCCCATTGTGTCTGTTTCAATTCTGAATTCCATAGTGCTATTTAGGATTTTAAGATTTTTTTGATTTTGGATTTTC
This Bacteroidota bacterium DNA region includes the following protein-coding sequences:
- the fumC gene encoding class II fumarate hydratase, with protein sequence MEFRIETDTMGEVKVPADKYWGAQTERSRNNFKIGPEASMPKEIIYAFGYLKKAAAMANCELGVLPAEKKDLIAKACDEIIAGKLDDQFPLVIWQTGSGTQSNMNANEVIAYRAHVMSGGKLADEKKVLHPNDDVNKSQSSNDTYPTAMHIASYKQVVDITLPGMEKLRDTLLKKSNDFKSIVKTGRTHFMDATPLTLGQEFGGYAQQLTNSIRAIKNALEMVRELALGGTAVGTGLNTPKGYDVLVAKKIAELTGLPFVTAPNKFEALAAHDAMVELSGALKRAAVALMKIANDVRMLSSGPRCGIGEIIIPDNEPGSSIMPGKVNPTQPEALTMVCAQVMGNDVAVSIGGSNGHFELNVFKPVIAANVLQSARLIGDACVSFNDNCAVGIEPNLPILKQHLENSLMLVTALNTHIGYEKAAKIAKTAHKGNKTLREAAIELGYVTNEQFDQWVKPEDMCGSMK